The genomic DNA AATAGATAAGAGTATGTTCTATTCCACCGTGTCCACCAGTAACAAATCCTTTTGCTCCTTTTGCATCTCCACTTATAACTTTTGCAGTGTTCCCTATACACCCCAAAACCATAAGTGCTGTATTTTCTGGTACATTTTCATTTCTGATACTAACACCAGGTTCTACATGATCTCCTACCCATTTCATACAAGAATCTCCTACTTTTACATTATAAGAAATTCCTCCAGTTGCTGGTACTATCATAGGCTCTCCATCTCTTGAAATTCTATATGGTGATGATACCATAGGACTGTGGATTTTTCCTCCAACAGATTGCATTACTAAAAAGTTTCTATTTGTTTTTATCATATACATCCCTCCCTTTGACTTCTATTTTAATATGAGAAACAATTTAAGTAAAGTTATTTTCTGTTAACAATTGACAATTTTTTCCAATTGATATACTATTTAGTTATTCAATAACTACTATAAAAAATTTACTAGGGAGGAAATTATGAAATGTATTATTACTGTTCTTGGAACAGACAAAGTAGGAATCATTGCTAAAGTTTGCAATTACCTAGCTGAAGTAAATATCAATATTCTTGATATTTCTCAAACAATTGTTGGAGGGTATTTCAATATGATGATGATAGTTGATGCTACAAATTCAACTCAACCACTTGAAATTTTTTCTGATAAATTAGAAACAATAGGTAAAGAACTTGGAGTTACTATCACAGTTCAACATGAAGACATTTTTAATTGTATGCATCGTATATAACAAATAAGGAGGAATCTTATGATTTCTAGAGTTGAAATTGAAGAAACTAATAAAATGATTGCCGAATCAAATCTAGATGTGCGTACAATCACAATGGGTATAAGCCTTTTAGATTGTGCAGATCCTGATATAGATAAATTTAATGAAAAAATATATAAAAAAATAACAACTTATGCTAAAGATTTAGTAAAAGTTGGTAACGATATTTCTAAACAATTTGGGATACCTGTTGTAAATAAAAGAATATCAGTTACACCTATTGCAATTGCTGCAGCTGCATGTAAAACAAATTCATATGTAAGTATTGCTAAAACTTTAGATAGAGCTGCTAAAGAATGTGGAGTTAACTTTATAGGTGGATTCTCTGCTCTTGTACACAAAGGATATACCAATTCAGATAAAATTCTTATTAACTCTATTCCAGAAGCTATGAAAGTTACAGAAAGAGTTTGCTCATCTGTTAATGTGGGTACATCAAGAAATGGTATAAATATGGATGCTGTTAAAAAAATGGGTGAAATTATTGTAGAAACAGCAAATCTTACAAAGGAAATTGATGGTTTAGGTTGTGCTAAATTAGTTATCTTTTGTAATGCAGTAGAAGATAATCCATTTATGGCCGGTGCTTTTCATGGTGTTGGTGAAGCTGAGTGTGTAATCAATGTAGGTGTAAGTGGCCCAGGAGTTGTTAAAAAAGCTCTAGAAAGAGCAAGAGGTGTTGATTTTGAAACTCTTTGCGAAGTTGTTAAAAAAACAGCTTTTAAAATTACAAGAGCTGGACAAATAGTAGCCCAAGAAGCTGCAAGAAGATTAAACGTCCCTTTTGGAATTATAGACTTATCTTTAGCACCAACTCCTGCTATTGGAGATAGTATTGCTGAAATATTTCAAGAAATGGGACTTGAGCAAGCTGGAGCTCCGGGAACAACTGCTGCTCTTGCTATGTTAAATGACAATGTAAAAAAAGGTGGAGTTATGGCTTCTTCTTATGTTGGAGGACTAAGTGGAGCATTTATTCCAGTTAGTGAGGATCACGCTATGATTGAGGCTGCAAAATGTGGAGCTTTAACACTAGAAAAACTTGAAGCTATGACTTGTGTATGTTCTGTTGGACTTGATATGATACCTATTCCTGGTTCAACATCTGCAGCTACTATTTCTGGAATTATTGCTGATGAAGCTGCTATTGGAATGATAAATAGTAAAACTACTGCTGTTAGAATAATCCCAGCTATTGGAAAAGATGTAGGAGATATGGTTGAATTTGGTGGTCTATTAGGTTATGCACCTGTAATGGCTGTAAATAAATTTAAATGTGAAGATTTTATCAATAGAGGTGGAAGAATTCCTGCTCCTATTCATAGTTTTAAAAATTAGTATTTTAGGTGCTGCTATTGCAGTACCTTTTTTTATATCTCAAAATCTTTTGGCAAATAATTTTTAGAAGAATTTGATAA from Fusobacterium hominis includes the following:
- a CDS encoding ACT domain-containing protein; this translates as MKCIITVLGTDKVGIIAKVCNYLAEVNINILDISQTIVGGYFNMMMIVDATNSTQPLEIFSDKLETIGKELGVTITVQHEDIFNCMHRI
- a CDS encoding PFL family protein, translating into MISRVEIEETNKMIAESNLDVRTITMGISLLDCADPDIDKFNEKIYKKITTYAKDLVKVGNDISKQFGIPVVNKRISVTPIAIAAAACKTNSYVSIAKTLDRAAKECGVNFIGGFSALVHKGYTNSDKILINSIPEAMKVTERVCSSVNVGTSRNGINMDAVKKMGEIIVETANLTKEIDGLGCAKLVIFCNAVEDNPFMAGAFHGVGEAECVINVGVSGPGVVKKALERARGVDFETLCEVVKKTAFKITRAGQIVAQEAARRLNVPFGIIDLSLAPTPAIGDSIAEIFQEMGLEQAGAPGTTAALAMLNDNVKKGGVMASSYVGGLSGAFIPVSEDHAMIEAAKCGALTLEKLEAMTCVCSVGLDMIPIPGSTSAATISGIIADEAAIGMINSKTTAVRIIPAIGKDVGDMVEFGGLLGYAPVMAVNKFKCEDFINRGGRIPAPIHSFKN